From Lonchura striata isolate bLonStr1 chromosome 3, bLonStr1.mat, whole genome shotgun sequence, one genomic window encodes:
- the LOC110473961 gene encoding carbohydrate sulfotransferase 8-like gives MRFLPRLGLSAALAAAALLSWRLLLPGPARGRAGDLAPKAEDGFTLTLDTFLHVQQLRKRRLRAFCSQAGKVSTLPSNREMRASLLPSLRVNTKLDLLYCQVPSAGVEEWHQLLEKLEEENVTLPVLLPYHRLHTKETRLSEFNQTEIKAMLGSYTKVLFVRDPFHRLIATFLQGMGISPSFSSFIQEVLDSGMHNSSVAWKPLVSLCRPCLIQYDYVVMFGFLRQELGHLLRRAGLPVGSLLPELTDSQVQWTYRWLSEQMFSELSAQQKKQLSHFYRWDLAAFPFSNSFLSDHPSTVETWQK, from the exons ATGCGCTTCCTTCCCCGCCTCGGCCTCTCGGCCGCCctggccgccgccgccctcctCAGCTggcggctgctgctgccgggcccggcccgcggccgcGCAG GTGACCTGGCCCCCAAGGCAGAGGATGGCTTCACTTTGACACTGGACACCTTTCTTCACgtccagcagctcaggaagaggagactgagagcTTTCTGCAGCCAAGCAGGCAAAGTCAGCACACTGCCAAGCAACCGGGAAATgagagcctccctgctcccgaGTCTCAGGGTGAACACCAAGCTGGACCTCCTCTACTGCCAAGTGCCATCAGCAGGGGTGGAGGAATGGCATCAGCTTTTGGAGAAGCTAGAGGAGGAAAATGTGacactgccagtgctgctcccctaCCACCGGCTGCACACTAAGGAGACACGGCTGAGCGAGTTCAACCAGACGGAGATAAAGGCCATGCTGGGGTCTTACACCAAGGTGCTGTTTGTCAGGGACCCCTTCCACAGGCTGATCGCCACATTCCTGCAAGGCATGGGCATCAGCCCGTCCTTCAGCAGCTTCATCCAGGAAGTGCTAGACAGTGGGATGCACAACAGCAGCGTGGCTTGGAAACCACTGGTCAGCCTGTGCCGGCCCTGCCTCATCCAGTATGACTACGTGGTGATGTTTGGCTTcctcaggcaggagctgggccaCCTGCTGCgccgggctgggctgcctgtggGCAGCCTCCTCCCTGAGCTCACCGACAGCCAGGTGCAGTGGACCTACAGGTGGTTGTCAGAGCAGATGTTCAGCGAGCTGTCTGCCCAGCAGAAGAAGCAGCTGTCTCATTTCTACCGCTGGGACcttgctgctttcccattttctAACAGTTTCCTGTCAGACCATCCCAGCACCGTGGAGACCTGGCAGAAATAA